The region TAAAAAAGTTATGTTTACCCAAGGTCAAATTATTTTTGCTTGTATTTTTATTGTAGTTTTTGTAATCGTAATGGTATTTATGTACCGTAAAGATTTAAAAATGCATAAACGCTACTACAAAGGTAGTTTGTGGGTTTTAATTTCTTTTATATTGTTCATAATATTACTTTTTGTAATTAAAACCACACTAAAAAACTAAAATAGTTTATGAAAATTATAAAGTATATTTTTATTATTGCCTTATTGGCAGTAGTGTTTTTATCTGTATTTATTGCCACAGGTAAAAGTGAATATCAAATAAATGTTACTCAAAAAACGGCTTTGTCTAATCAACGTGTGTTTAGATATGTAAACAATCTACAAAACTTTGCCGATTGGAATACTTGGGATAATACACCTGAAAACTTTAAGTTAGATTCTATTTACAAAGGAACAAATGCAAAAGTAGTGTGGAATAGTAACAATGCTACTATTACAAAATCAATTCCTAATGATACAATTTTCTTAAAATTGAATATAGATGGAAACGCTTATGATACAAAAATGTATTTTAACGAGGTTAATGGAAATACAACAATTGGTTGGCAAATAAAAGGTAACTTATCGTTTAAAGAAAAATTCGAAATATTTTTTCAAGGAACTCCACAAAGTATTATTGCACCAACGTTTAAAAAATGTTTGGGTAATATCTCTAAAAACATTTTAAACGGACTTAAAAACTTTTCTATAAAAAACGAAGGTATAGTTGCAATACCAGAAATGTTTTATATGAAACAAATTGTAGAATCAGATATTGAAAATTTAGGCGATAAAATTTTTCAAAGTATGGAACATATGAAAAATTTTGCTAAAAATTTTGAATTGCAACCCTATGGATCGCCATTTACAGTGTTTGAAAACATTAATATGTTATCGGGTAATGTACAATATGCGGTTTGTATGCCTATTCGCACTTTTTTTAGTACTACAGAGGGTAGTGATGTTATATGTGAAAAATTACCTGCTTTTTACGGCTACAAAACAGTTTTAACAGGTGATTACATTCACAGTGATAAGGCTTGGAACGAAGTTAAAAAAGAAATTATTGCAAAAAATCTTACCCAGCGTGCAGATATAAAACCAATTGCATTTTATGTAAATTCAACTTTAAATACGCAAAAATCTAACGAATGGCTTACCGAATTTATTATTCCGGTTAACGAAGCTGTAGTACCAATTATAGATGTTCCTGCAACCGATTCGTTATCGGTTTCTAGATAATTTTACCATACAAAATACATTTGGTAAAAAATACAAAAGCAAAACTTTGTATTTTAAATATACAGTAAAGACAAGGCTAATTATAAAATTAGTTTTGTCTTTTTTGTTTTATAATGTTTTATTACTATTTTTTTTAACATTTACAAGTTAAAAAGAATACTTTTGAAACATGCAGATTTTAGGAGCAAATAAGCGCAATCGTGTATTTAATATTTGAAGCTTGAGGTTTGTGCTTCACAATTTGATGCTAAACTCTTACAAAAGCCATCCATATCTGGAAAAACTGTTTCTGTTTTTATACCCAATTCTCCAATCTTTCTTTTAATGGTTCTTTTTAATTCTTTTGGAATAATTATTTTGATAATATGATAATTAAAAAAATCATCAAACTCTTCAGATATGTTAAGCGATTTTTGATAGAAATCTCTATAGTTTTTAGATAATTCATCAATCACGTTAAATTCAACTAAATAGTTTAAGTTATCCATAAATCTTAAATTAAGATCTAAAGGAACAGCAAAAATACCTTGTTATACATGAAGACGATGATTCAGTATGTACGGTTCTATAAAAATTACTTTTTTCTTTTTATTTCTTCCGCCTATATATGTCGAAAATAAATCGCTGGTTTTACCATATATTAATTCTTGCATCATTTTCTCAACTTCTAAGTCAGGATCTATTCGGATATATTTTAATGAATTTATCCCCCAAATAGCTCCATCATTTTTATTATCAAAATCTTCAAAGCAAAAATAAGAAGCAATAAATAATGAATTTGTAAAATCTAAAAGTCTGGTTGGTCCTCCGTGATGTTGAATTTTAGCAATACATTCAAAATCATTATTAACTATATCTTTTGAATTTTCATACAAATGTTGTTTTCTTTTAAACTCCCTTAAAATTGTTGATTCTATTAAAGGAGTACAACTCGTTTTATCAATTTGTCTTTCAATTGATGTTTGTAGCGTCCATTCTGCATTTGATTGTCCTCTCCAAAGAAAAGGTATTTCACGTAGCTCAAATAATTCCTTAAATTGTTTGATTTTTATAGTTATTGCTTTCATATTTGTAATTTATCATCATAAAAATATATAAAAAATAATAAAAATCGTATATAATTTCGTATAAAAAATATAGTATTAATTTTCAGAAAACGGAAACAATTTCAAGTATATAAACTAGATTTATTTAAACAAAAAAAACTCCAACTTTTTAAAGTTGGAGTTTTTTTGTTTTGTTTTAAATGGTGAACGAACCGTTTGTTTTTATTTGAGGTTCATTGTTTTGTTCTTGTTCAGGTTGTTTAGGTAAATCACCTTTCATTAAGAACGAAATCACATCTTTATTAATATTTTGCATGGTATCTTTAAATAAGTTAAAAGCTTCAAATTTATATACCAATAAAGGATCTTTTTGTTCGTGAACTGCTAATTGAACCGATTGTTTCAACTCGTCCATTTTACGAAGGTGTTTTTTCCAAGCTTCATCAACAATTGAAAGTACAATGTTTTTCTCAAAATCGTTAATTAGTGTTTTTCCTTCACTTTCGTACGCTTTGTTTAAATCGGTAACTACGTTAATGGTTTTTAAACCATCGGTAAAAGGTACTACCATACGTTCATAACCACCGTTTTCGTGTACACCTTTAATTACTTTAAAAGCTTCAATAGCACTTTCATCGCACTTAGTCATGTATTTTTTATAAACAACTTCGTACAATTTATCTGTTAGTTCATTTTCGCTTAACTTGTTAAATTCATCAACAGTAAAAGGCGATTCTATACCAAATATTTTAATTAAATCGTATTCAAAGTTTTTAAAATCGCTACCTACTTTGTTGCCTTCTACTAAATAGTCGCACAAATCAAACATCATATTAGCGATATCTACTTTTAAACGATCGCCGTGTAAAGCGTGTTTACGACGTTTATACACTACTTCGCGTTGTGCATTCATAACATCATCATATTCTAACAAACGTTTACGAACGCCAAAGTTATTTTCTTCAACTCGTTTTTGTGCGCGCTCTATAGATTTTGTCATCCAAGAGTGTTGAATAACTTCACCTTCTTTTAAGCCCATTCCGTCCATAATTTTTGCAACGCGTTCTGAACCAAATAAACGCATTAAATTATCTTCTAACGAAACGTAGAATTGAGAAGAACCAACATCACCCTGACGACCAGCACGACCACGTAACTGGCGGTCAACACGACGAGAATCATGACGTTCTGTTCCAATAATTGCTAAACCACCTGCTTCTTTAACTTCGGGTGTAAGCTTAATATCGGTACCACGACCAGCCATATTGGTTGCAATTGTAACAATGCCAGAATTACCAGCTTCTTCAACAATTTGCGCTTCTTGTTTGTGTAATTTTGCGTTTAATACGTTGTGTTTAATACCACGCATTTTTAACATTCTGCTTAATAATTCAGAGTTTTCTACCGATGTTGTACCAATTAATACAGGGCGTCCTGCTTCTGATAATTCCACTACATCTTCAATAACAGCGTTGAATTTTTCACGAATAGAACGGTAAATTTTGTCTTCGCGGTCTTCACGTGAAATAGGTCTGTTTGTTGGTATTTCAACAACATCTAATTTGTAAATTTCCCAAAATTCGCCTGCTTCTGTAATAGCTGTACCCGTCATTCCTGATAATTTGCTGTACATACGGAAATAGTTTTGTAATGTAACTGTAGCAAATGTTTGGGTTGCCGCTTCAATTTTTACATTTTCTTTAGCTTCAATTGCTTGATGTAAACCATCTGAATAACGACGTCCGTCCATAATACGGCCTGTTTGCTCGTCTACAATCATTACTTTGTTGTCTACAACAACGTATTCTGCATCTTTTTCGAACAAAGCATACGCTTTTAACAATTGTGTTAAGGTGTGGATACGTTCTGATTTTACTCCGAAATCTTGAAATAAAATTTCTTTTCTTTCAGACATTTCTTCTGCCGAAATGTTTAATTGTTCAATTTTAGCAATCTCGGTTCCAATATCTGGTAAAACAAAAAAGTTTTCGTCCATACCTTGTGATAATGCTTTAATACCATTATCGGTTAACTCAACTTGATTGTTTTTTTCATTAATTACAAACAACAAACCTTCATCAACCTTTTTCATTTCACGGTTATTGTCTTGCATGAAATGGTTTTCGGTTTTTTGTAAAATTTGTTTCACACCTTCTTCAGACAAAAACTTAATTAAAGCTTTGTTTTTAGGCAAGGCACGGTACGAACGCAATAAGTTAAAACCACCTTGTTTGGTATCGCCTGCTTTTATTAAGCGTTTAGCTTCGGTTAAAAAGTTATTGGCTAATTGGCGTTGTTGTGCAACTAAATTGTCAACTTTTGGTTTTAATTCTAAAAATTCATGACGATCGCCCATTGGAACAGGTCCTGAAATAATTAATGGTGTACGTGCATCATCAACTAAAACTGAATCTACCTCATCAACAATCGCAAAATTGTGTTTACGTTGTACTAATTCTTCAGGTGTATGTGCCATGTTATCGCGCAAATAATCAAAACCAAATTCGTTATTTGTACCATAAGTAATGTCTGCTTGATAAGCTTTACGACGACCTTCAGAGTTTGGTTGGTGATTATCAATACAATCAACCGTTAATCCATGAAATTCAAAAAGTGGTGCATTCCATTGGCAGTCACGTTTAGCTAAATAATCATTTACGGTAACAACATGAACTCCATTACCTGTTAAAGCGTTTAAGTAAATTGGCGAAGTAGAAACTAATGTTTTACCTTCACCTGTTTGCATTTCTGCAATTTTACCTTGATGAATAACGCTACCACCAATCATTTGTACATCGTAATGTACCATGTTCCAACTAAGCATTTTACCTGCTACTTCCCAAGTGTTAGACCAAATAGCCTTGTCACCTTCAATAAGTACGTGGCCTTTTGATTGTGCAAAAAGTTTATCTTGTTCTGTTGCAGTAACAACTAATTCGTTGTTATTAGTAAAACGACGTGCGGTTTCTTTAACAACAGCAAAAGCTTCAGGTAAAATTTCTAATAACGCTTTTTCAGATAGGGTATAAGCTTCTTTTTCTAAAGTATCAATACTTGCGTAAATGTTTTCGCGTTTATCAATATCTGTAGTTTTTTCTAACTCTTCGCGGTACGATGCAATTT is a window of Myroides sp. JBRI-B21084 DNA encoding:
- the secA gene encoding preprotein translocase subunit SecA, which codes for MSIINSILKAFVGDKSQKDVKAIRPIVDKINQYYNSFESLSNDDLRAKTISFQEKIKQSRSGQDAKIASYREELEKTTDIDKRENIYASIDTLEKEAYTLSEKALLEILPEAFAVVKETARRFTNNNELVVTATEQDKLFAQSKGHVLIEGDKAIWSNTWEVAGKMLSWNMVHYDVQMIGGSVIHQGKIAEMQTGEGKTLVSTSPIYLNALTGNGVHVVTVNDYLAKRDCQWNAPLFEFHGLTVDCIDNHQPNSEGRRKAYQADITYGTNNEFGFDYLRDNMAHTPEELVQRKHNFAIVDEVDSVLVDDARTPLIISGPVPMGDRHEFLELKPKVDNLVAQQRQLANNFLTEAKRLIKAGDTKQGGFNLLRSYRALPKNKALIKFLSEEGVKQILQKTENHFMQDNNREMKKVDEGLLFVINEKNNQVELTDNGIKALSQGMDENFFVLPDIGTEIAKIEQLNISAEEMSERKEILFQDFGVKSERIHTLTQLLKAYALFEKDAEYVVVDNKVMIVDEQTGRIMDGRRYSDGLHQAIEAKENVKIEAATQTFATVTLQNYFRMYSKLSGMTGTAITEAGEFWEIYKLDVVEIPTNRPISREDREDKIYRSIREKFNAVIEDVVELSEAGRPVLIGTTSVENSELLSRMLKMRGIKHNVLNAKLHKQEAQIVEEAGNSGIVTIATNMAGRGTDIKLTPEVKEAGGLAIIGTERHDSRRVDRQLRGRAGRQGDVGSSQFYVSLEDNLMRLFGSERVAKIMDGMGLKEGEVIQHSWMTKSIERAQKRVEENNFGVRKRLLEYDDVMNAQREVVYKRRKHALHGDRLKVDIANMMFDLCDYLVEGNKVGSDFKNFEYDLIKIFGIESPFTVDEFNKLSENELTDKLYEVVYKKYMTKCDESAIEAFKVIKGVHENGGYERMVVPFTDGLKTINVVTDLNKAYESEGKTLINDFEKNIVLSIVDEAWKKHLRKMDELKQSVQLAVHEQKDPLLVYKFEAFNLFKDTMQNINKDVISFLMKGDLPKQPEQEQNNEPQIKTNGSFTI
- a CDS encoding FRG domain-containing protein, with protein sequence MKAITIKIKQFKELFELREIPFLWRGQSNAEWTLQTSIERQIDKTSCTPLIESTILREFKRKQHLYENSKDIVNNDFECIAKIQHHGGPTRLLDFTNSLFIASYFCFEDFDNKNDGAIWGINSLKYIRIDPDLEVEKMMQELIYGKTSDLFSTYIGGRNKKKKVIFIEPYILNHRLHV